CCGGTGTAATCGCTGACTTGTCCGGCGGACATGAAGAACCCTATCGGGCGGCCCTTCGCGTCGGTGACGGCGTGCAGTTTCGTGTTCATGCCGCCTTTCGTTCGCCCGATCTGGCGCCCGCGCCCCTTTTTTTGATCCGCAGGCTCGAGGCCGTGCGGTGCGCTTTCAGATAGGTCGCGTCGATCATGATCGTATTGTGTTCGGCGCTCTCGGCGGCGAGGCCCACCATGATCCGGGCGAAGGTCCCGTTCTCGCTCCAGCGCTTCCAGCGGTTGTAGAGCGTCTTGGCGGGGCCGTAGTCCGTCGGCGCGTCGCACCATCGCAAGCCATTACGATTGATGAATATTATGCCGCTCAGCACACGCCGGTCGTCAACGCGTGGCTTGCCGTGGGATTTCGGGAAATAGGGTTTCAGACGCTCCATCTGCGCGTCAGTCAGCCAGAAAAGGTTGCTCATAAATCAGGTCTCCTTGCAGAGCCTGAATCACGCAAACAGCCCGAAATCAATGGGTCTGGAGCCTAAGGTTCAACGCGTCGCAATAACTTTACAGTGTCCTCGCAGCTTTATAACTATGTTAGTAGGATTATTTGACAAACCGAAATTCGAAAGCCCCATTATGGACTTTAGTGATATACGTTACGATATCGCGGCGGGGATCGCGACGCTGACCCTCCATCGTCCTGAAAGGCTAAATGCTGCGCGTATAGAAACCCATGAAGAAATCCAAGCGGCACTTTCAGCCGCAGACACAGATGATGATGTCCGTGTCGTTATAGTGACGGGCGAAGGTCGAGCCTTTTGCGCTGGCACCGATATTTCGGAAGGGTTCAATCTGCCCCAAGGGGGCGACCTGAGCACCGGCGACGACATCCCCCCGGATGTGGGCGGCGTAACGGTTTTACGCCTGTATGAAATGTCCAAACCCATTATAGCGGCGATTAATGGACCCGCTATCGGCTTTGGCGCAAGCTTTACGCTGGCAATGGATATCAGACTAGCCTCTGAAAACGCAAAATTCGCATTTCCATTTGCCCGTCGGGCAATCTGTGCTGAGAGCTGTTCAAGCTGGTTTTTGCCGCGCCTTGTAGGCATGCAGACGGCACAGGATTGGATGTTGACAGGCAGGGTATTCGGCGCAGAAGAGGCACTGTCACGTGGCTTGGTTTCAGAAGTGCTTCCGGCTAGCTCCCTTCTTTCTCGAGCCCACGCAATTGCCTCGGATATTGTCACGAACTGCGCCCCTGCCGCGCTGGCCCTGAACCGAAAATTGCTGTGGCAGATGCAGGGTGCCGCGCATCCTGCAAAAGCACATGAACTGGAAAGCTGGGGCATTGCAGCATGCCTTTCGCACTCAGACGCGGCAGAGGGTATTGCTGTATTTCGTGAAAAGCGCGCACCGCATTTTGTTGGACAGGCACATGATCATGATTTTGTTCTGCGTGTGAAAGATCAGTGAATTTTTCTGATTTTTGGGCTACGCTCAGCGCCAATTGGTATTCCCCACTCTTGGCGACTATGAGCGCTTGGCTAACCCACAGGCGTTAGACACTGCTGCCATATCATCTATCCCAATCTCCATCATGGCACCCTGAATAATCAGATACTCATCCCGAGCGTCTCTGTGAATTTCGTCCAGATTGTCATGAGATGGCTTCCAATATAGTGACGTTAGCAATCCCCCCGCCTTCGCACATGGTCTGAAGCCCGTATTTCTTGCCGCGTGCATGTAGAGCATGAATGAGAGTTGTCATCAATTTAGTGCCAGAAGCACCGAGCGGATGGCCCAGAGCAATCGCACCACCGTTCACATTCAGCTTGGCGGGGTCGGCTTTCAGCTCTTTCAGCCACGCAAGCGGTATGGAGGCGAAGGCCTCATTGACTTCGTAAAGGTCGATATCATCAATTTTCATCCCTGTTTTTTCCAATGCGCGGATAGTGGCTGGGATAGGTTCTTCGAGCATGATGACAGGATCACCCGCGGTGACAGTCAGGTTCACAATCCGGGCACTGGGCTTCAGGCCGTATTTTTTCAGTGCCGCTTCAGAGACGACGAGGACACCCGCAGCGCCGTCACAGATCTGCGACGCGTTAGCGGCAGAAATCATCCCGCCCTCCTCCAACAGTTTCACACTGCCTATACGCTCCAACGAAGCATCCGCGCGAATTCCTTCGTCGCGCGTATGCATCCCGCCTTCGATCACAAGAGGGCAAATTTCCTTGTCAAACTCTCCTGCCTCGGTAGCGGTAAGTGCACGTTTGTGGCTTTCCAACGCGAATCTGTCGAGATCATCCCGAGTGAAGCCATACTTGCGAGCAATCATTTCCGCCCCCTTGAACTGGCTGAAATCCCTGGTGCCGAACCTTTCTGCAATTCTATCCGAGAACGGACCGATCCCAACGCCGTTTTTCATGTGATAGGTAAGGTTGGAAAACATCGGCACACGTGTCATGCTTTCGACACCCATGGCAATGATCACATCCTGAGTGCCCGACATGACGGCCTGTGCTGCGAATTGCACTGATTGTTGGGATGAGCCGCACTGGCGATCGATAGTTACGGCTGGTACGGATTGCGGCAGATTCGAGGACAGCACACAGTTGCGACCAAATGCAAAAGCCTGTTCACCTGCCTGCGTCACGCAGCCGACAATAACGTCGTCTATTGCAGCGGGGTCGATGCCTGAGCGGTCCACCAGTGCATTGATTACCTCGCCGCCCAACTCCGCTGGATGCCAATCCTTTAACGCACCCTCCCGGCGACCGCCGGCTACGCGGACCGTTTCCACTATATAAGCTTCAGCCATTTTAGTTCGCCCCTTTGAAATCGGGTTCGCGGCGTGCCAAGAAGGCCGAGACACCCTCGCGACCTTCGGCACTTTCTCCGGCTGCGACGATACTTTGTAGTTCACGGTCCATCTGAGCCACGTAGCTTTCGGTCATTCCGGTATTGAGCAGCCAGCGTGCCTGACCCATAGTCTGAATCGCCCGATCCTTCAGGGTCGCCGCCAATTCCGCACCTGCGGCTGCCAGATCTCCGGAAACCATCCGAGTTGCCATGCCGAGACCGACCGCTTCCTCGGCACCGACGCGGCGATTCGAAAGTATGATGTCCTGTGCCTGCCGCAACCCGATCAAGCGTGGTAGCGTCCATGTCATGCCACCGTCCGGGGTCAGGCCAATAGCGCAATAGGCAGCGGTGAAGCTCGCTTCCGGAGCGGCAAGGACGAAATCTCCTCCTATGGCGACGCTCATCCCCGCACCTGCTGCCGGACCATTGACCAGCGTGATGAGAGGCTTCTTCATCATCGAGAACTGAGCCAGCGACTGATGCAGCGTGCCCGCAAGATGGGCTAGGAAAACGCCTATCTTATCGGAGTTTTTTGCGAAATCACCAACATCGCCACCAACGCAGAACATTCGCCCAGCGCCGGTCAATGTCACAACACGGATATCTGGATCATGCCCAACCTTTAGCGCGACTTCGAGCAGCGCGTCGGCCATCGGCTGGTTGAAGGCATTCCCTGACTCGGGACGGTTCAGCGTGATCCGTGCCACGCCCTCTGCTTCTTCGTAAAGAATTTCGTTCATTTGCATGCCTCCATGTTTGCCAGGTATCGTTTCACCAGCCTCTCTGGCAGCGTCCTTCAACTCGGCGGTGAGCTCATCGGCAGGTCCGTGACAGGCACGGCGCAGGTCTCGTTAATAGGGTGCGACGGCATTACGCACAAAGGCTTCACTTTTCCGGCAGTCGACAAGGCGCGGGTGCTCATGCCGCTATTATATTACCGAAGGAGAAGCTCATTTTGGAGCCATCCGGATCGCCCCGTCCAGGCGAATCGTCTCACCATTCAACATTACATTCTCGACAATAGAACCAACCATCTGGG
This sequence is a window from Paracoccus aerodenitrificans. Protein-coding genes within it:
- a CDS encoding IS5 family transposase (programmed frameshift), which codes for MSNLFWLTDAQMERLKPYFPKSHGKPRVDDRRVLSGIIFINRNGLRWCDAPTDYGPAKTLYNRWKRWSENGTFARIMVGLAAESAEHNTIMIDATYLKAHRTASSLRIKKKGRGRQIGRTKGGMNTKLHAVTDAKGRPIGFFMSAGQVSDYTGAAALLNSLPEADWLLADRGYDADWFRDALKNKGIKVCIPGRKSRKKPVKYDKRRYKRRNRIEIMFGRLKDWRRVATRYDRCPETFFSAILLAATVIFWL
- a CDS encoding enoyl-CoA hydratase-related protein, with the translated sequence MDFSDIRYDIAAGIATLTLHRPERLNAARIETHEEIQAALSAADTDDDVRVVIVTGEGRAFCAGTDISEGFNLPQGGDLSTGDDIPPDVGGVTVLRLYEMSKPIIAAINGPAIGFGASFTLAMDIRLASENAKFAFPFARRAICAESCSSWFLPRLVGMQTAQDWMLTGRVFGAEEALSRGLVSEVLPASSLLSRAHAIASDIVTNCAPAALALNRKLLWQMQGAAHPAKAHELESWGIAACLSHSDAAEGIAVFREKRAPHFVGQAHDHDFVLRVKDQ
- a CDS encoding acetyl-CoA C-acetyltransferase, with translation MAEAYIVETVRVAGGRREGALKDWHPAELGGEVINALVDRSGIDPAAIDDVIVGCVTQAGEQAFAFGRNCVLSSNLPQSVPAVTIDRQCGSSQQSVQFAAQAVMSGTQDVIIAMGVESMTRVPMFSNLTYHMKNGVGIGPFSDRIAERFGTRDFSQFKGAEMIARKYGFTRDDLDRFALESHKRALTATEAGEFDKEICPLVIEGGMHTRDEGIRADASLERIGSVKLLEEGGMISAANASQICDGAAGVLVVSEAALKKYGLKPSARIVNLTVTAGDPVIMLEEPIPATIRALEKTGMKIDDIDLYEVNEAFASIPLAWLKELKADPAKLNVNGGAIALGHPLGASGTKLMTTLIHALHARGKKYGLQTMCEGGGIANVTILEAIS
- a CDS encoding enoyl-CoA hydratase/isomerase family protein, coding for MKDAAREAGETIPGKHGGMQMNEILYEEAEGVARITLNRPESGNAFNQPMADALLEVALKVGHDPDIRVVTLTGAGRMFCVGGDVGDFAKNSDKIGVFLAHLAGTLHQSLAQFSMMKKPLITLVNGPAAGAGMSVAIGGDFVLAAPEASFTAAYCAIGLTPDGGMTWTLPRLIGLRQAQDIILSNRRVGAEEAVGLGMATRMVSGDLAAAGAELAATLKDRAIQTMGQARWLLNTGMTESYVAQMDRELQSIVAAGESAEGREGVSAFLARREPDFKGAN